GATTTATCGGCGCCGCATACGCCTTTCTCACCAGACAGCATATGTGCCTTGTCCTGGTGCGTGACAAACTGAATCCGTCCGCAAAGCGGATTCTGATGATCGCCATCGACGCTCTGATCCTTGTATTTGCTGTTTTTGTTATCACAGTCGGCGGCTTCAAGCTGGCAATGAGTGCGCAGAAGGTATACTCCGCACTGCTTGGCATCCCGCGCAGCCTCGTTTATGCGATGGCGCCCATATCCGGTATTTTTATCATCATCGCACAGATTATCAACATCTACGAGGATGTGACCGGTATTTCTATCGAAGGAGGAAATGAGGAATGAATATTGTACTCACAACCGTTATCCTGTTTGCAGTGTTCGGTCTGCTGCTGTTTTTAAGCTGCCCGATTTCCGTCAGCATTGTTATTGCTTCTATTGTAACAGCGATGTCGTCCCTTTCCTGGGATCAGATTACCTTTATCACGATGCAGAAAATGAACAGCGGCGTAGAGAGCTTTTCTCTGCTCGCCATTCCTCTGTTCATCCTTGCAGGCAACATTATGAATAACGGCGGTATCGCGCGCCGTCTCGTAAACTTTGCAAAATTGTTTGTAGGGCGCATTCCGGGTTCCCTGGCGCAGGCAAACATCGTCGGCAACATGCTGTTCGGCGCGCTGTCCGGCTCTTCCGTTGCGGCAGCTTCCGCAATGGGCGGCTGTATCTACCCGATTCAGAAGGATGAGGGTTACGACCCGGCATTTGCCACAGCGGTAAATATCGCTTCCGCTCCGACCGGTCTTCTGATTCCGCCGACCAGTGCGTTTATTGTATACTCCACCGTTGCGGGCGGCGTATCCATTTCTACACTGTTTATGGCGGGCTATGTTCCCGGTATTTTAATGGGCGTCGGCTCTATGATTGTGGCATTTATCTACGCAAAGAAACGCAAATACCCGACCACCGGAAAGGTTTCCGCGCAGGAAGCGCTGAAGGTTACTCTGGAAGCACTGCCGAGCCTGCTTTTAATCGTAATTGTTATCGGCGGTATCGTGAGCGGTATTTTCACGGCAACAGAAGGCGCCGGCATCTGCGTGCTGTACTGCCTGATTCTTTCCATCTGCTATAAGAGCATTACCATGAAATCCTTTATGAAGATTCTGGTAAACAGCGCATGCACCAGCGGCATCATCCTGTTTCTGATTTCCGCCTCCTCCGCGATGTCCTTCGTTATGGCATACTCCGGAATCCCGGCGGCAATCAGTGAAGGTATTATGTCCATCTCCACCAACAAAATCGTCATCTTTCTGCTGATGAACGTGATTCTGATGGTTGTTGGTATGTTCATGGACATCACACCGGCTATTCTGATTTTCACGCCGATTTTCCTGCCGATTGCACAGAGCCTTGGTATGTCCGATATCCAGTTCGGCGTAATGCTCATTTTCAATATGTGTCTCGGCAACATCACCCCGCCGGTCGGCTCCGTACTCTTTGTCGGCTGCGGTATCAGTAAAATCAGTATTGAACAGGTTACAAAAACGCTGCTCCCGTACTTCACCGTGCTGTTCCTGCTGCTCCTTGCAGTCACCTACATTCCGGCGCTGTCACTTGGTATTCCGCAGCTTATGGGACTGATTTAGCAAGCAGCCAATCCTTCAGGGGATTGTGCCAGGCGCTCCCGCATCTGAATCTTGCTGCGCTCTGTATCTATTTGATATTACATTACGAATGGCGCTTCCATGCTTTTGAGGAAGCGCCATTTACATATCGCATATGATATAAATTAATCTGCTTTTTCGTCTGATGTCTGCAGGTTCCTGCACAGAAGCGTTATGCTTTGCTTTATAAGCTCCGCATCCAGCCTTTTTTCCGGAAAAGGAACACGGAAATTGCAAATCTCACACATTCTTCCAGTGACAATATAAAATACACCCACGCTATCGGCAGGTGAAAAAGAAACGCCGAAAGCAATCCCAGTGGAACTCCGAAAAGCCAGGTTCCGATAAAATCAATATACATCACATATTTTGTTCTGCCTCCACTGCGCAGAATTCCACCGCCCAGAATCATATTCTGAACCTTGACCGGGGAAATAACGGCAAAGGCAAGCAGAATATCTTTTGTGATATGTCGGACACTCTCTTCCACACGATAAATCTGCACGTAACTGTCCCGGACCAGCACCAATATCACAGATAATATGACAGAGCCGCAAAGCCCGCACAGCATCAGCTTTACGGCTTCCCGGTAAGCACGCTCATAATCATTTCTGCCAAGCGATTTTCCCACCATGATTCCTGCCGCCTGCGCAAATCCGTTCATCGCGCCAATCATCAATACCTGCACCGGTGATGTCAGCGTCATCGCCGCGCAGGCCTGTGTTCCGATATGCCCGTAAATCGCCGCATAAACATTTTCCCCCAGGCTCCAGAAAAACTCACATATAAGAATCGGAAGCAATATCCCCAGATACTGCAGACGCTCCTCCTTTTCCATATGAAAAGCAGACGAAAAACGTGCTCCCCTTTTCGTGCGGGGAACTGTACAGGACCGGGCTTCTTTTACTCTACTGCCATCTGCCTGCATCCGGACTTCCTTTTCCCTGCTGCCATCTGCCTGCCAGTACCTTCTTTGGGTACGGCGATGATACAGAAACATACCCAGCGTCAGCACACAGCCAGCTACCTGCGCGGTCACTGTTGCTATCGCTGCACCAGTAATTCCCATCGCCGGAAACCCGCATTTTCCAAAAATCAACACATAGTTAAGTAACGTATTCACTGCCGCTGCAGCAATTCCAGCCGCCAGCGGAAGTGCCGCCGCTTCCGCACAGCGGAGAAACGCCGAAAGCAGCGTGGTTAATGCCATCGGCAGAAAGGAAACCGCATAAATCTGCAGATACCCCGCCGCCGTGTCACACGTTAATGTGTCTTTTGTATAAATCTCCATGACCTGTCGCGGAGCTGCAGTACAGACAATCGTAAAAAACAATGCCAGTATCGCCGCCATTCCCAGATTCACCAGAAAGCTCCTGTCCGCTTTCTGCTCATCCTTCTGTCCGATATATTGTGCAAGCATAATTCCGGCAGCCGCTGCAATCGCAGAAACCAGAACGGAAAAAATAGATGCAAATTTTCCTGCAAGCCCAATTCCGGCTACACTGACGCTTCCAAGCTGTCCCGTCATTATCTGGTCGACGACGCTGAATGATGACTGCAGTAAAAACTGCAGCGTCACCGGCAGTGCAATTTTCCACACTGTTTTATAAAAAGTTTCTTTCTGTTCCATGTGATTTCTCCCTCTTCCGTTTTTTCCCATCTACAGGCTGCTCACAAATACGCCAGCTTTCTCCCGCCATCCGAAAGCTGTTCACAGACAATCAGGATTTTCTGCTACCCGACCGCTGCTCACAAATATTCCAGATTTCCTGCGCCATCTCAAAGCTTCCCACAAACCTTCCGGGACATCCATGCATCATCATATTTCACCCCGAAGAAATACACAAGAGGTTAAACGCGTAACCCATCACAAAAAATATAAGAAAAATTTGTAAATTATGCACACAAAACATAAGCACACATGTATCTTTACTAAATGTATCGCCTTACCCTTTTCATATACTGTTTATAGCTTTCTCCGAATTTTTCCATACACCATTTTTCCTCTGAAAGAATAATCCAGTGAGCCGAAATCTGAAATATTACAACGATGCATAACAATATGAGTGATTGTGTCAATAAAGCCATACCTATAAAACAGATAAAGTACGCTACATACATGGGATTGCGTGAAAATTTGTAAATACCATTTGTATTTAAGCCCATACTGTCGGGAGAAGACCACCTGCTCTGTTTATCCTGGTCTGGTCCGCCCCGTCTGCCGGTGATATCCGCGCCTTCCCTTTATCCTTTTCCGCAATACGCATCTGCCTGCCGCTTTGTCAACATTACCTGGTTCACTGCTTTGCGGCAGCTTATTTCACTGCCCTCCCGCGGTATTCGGATGTACTTTGTCGTCTTATTAATGTCACAGGAAGTTTAAGAAACCTGCCCTCTTCCTGCTCCTCCCGGAGTTTTTTCAGTTCGGAAATTGCAAGTGCAGCTCTTTTTGCCCCATCCTGCCGGATGGTAGTCAATGCCGGCGAAGCAGACTCACAATATGGTCCATCATCAAAGCCCGCAACAGATATATCCAGCGGCACCTGCACGCCATTCTGCTGCAAAAAACGCATTAAATCAACCGCATAATAATCCGACACTGCAAAAACCGCTGTATAGCTTTTTATCATATCAATATGTTTCTGATAGAATGCGAGACGCTCCCGTTTTTTCATCGGTATCTGCAGAAAGTCAGCAGTTCCTCCCGTCTCTTTCATAGCATCCCGAAAACCGCACCAGCGCTCAAAATCCATACATATATCATTATCTGAAATGCATATTCCTCTCTGATGACCAAGTTCCCGGAAGTATCTGCCCATCTGATATCCTCCGTCATAGTTATCCACAATCAGATTACAGATACGTGCAGATTCCTTAAAATACCCGTCATATACCACAAAAGGGATATGCATTCTATCCCGCAGCATCCTGTAATCCTGCTCACAGAATCCAATAACGACCAGTCCCTCCATGTTCCACATAGAAGCATAGCGGACAATTTCATCACAATCTTTTGTTACCTTTACCATCATGAAATAGCCCGCTTTTTCGATTTCCCTCGAAAGATAATTCAGAGATGACGCGATAAAATAATCTTCCAGTACATGCATCTCATACTTTTCGTGATTATTTACAACCACCCCGATAATCCGCGAATTGTTCTGTGCCAGCAAAATCTCTGCCATACCGGGAATATATTGTCTTTTCTCTAAAAGCTCCTGCACCCTGCGCACTGTCTCTGCCGATATTTTTCTGGTTTTCCCGTGAATTACATTCGAAACGGTCGCCGTACTGACCCCAAGCTCTTCCGCAATATCTACAATGCGCACACGCTGTTCTTCCACAATTATTCCTTCCCTCACTTATTATTGTAATCACTTATTATAGTAATCACTTATTATTGTAATCACTTGTCATTCTCGTCATTTATTATTCTCATCGCTTATCATTCTCATCATTTATTATTCTCATCACTTATCATTGTCATCATTTATTATCGGTCTGCCGATGTGCATATCCTGCCGCCACTGCGGCGCTTCCCCGTCATCCGCCCAGTATTCATCCATTGATATAATTTTGTCATCCTCTATGCGGATAAACGATGTCACATGAAAGGATGCAGTTTTGTCTTTCGGATACACATGTGTAACCGTGATAACCAGTCCGTCAGCGTATTCTACCCGCTCCACGCTCCCATCCCACTCCCCAGGATACTGGCAGTTTGCCTGGATAAATTCTTCCACCGTAAAGTGTTCATTCGTGCAATGCCAGTTCACATATGCATCTTCACAAAAATATTTTCTTATTGCCTTTTCGTTTTGTTCCAGAATGTCACTCCAGAATTGTCTGATATCCATAAAATCCCTCACTATTCTTTTTTAAACTGTCCTGCGTTCTCCACCCTGCGTCACCTGTTCCATGCTCCCCCTGTGTTCTTTTCCAGCTGGCAGCCACGCTTTCTTTTCAGGCAGAAGGGCATACTTTTTTCACCGCAGGAGGACAAAGCAAAATGGTTTCCCCTGTGAAGGGCTGCACAAGCCGTGCTCTCCATGCGCAAAGCTTTGCGCAGGTCTGCCCGGCAATCCCACGTCCATACACCGCATCACCCACAAGCGGATGCCCGATATACGCCATATGTACCCGTATCTGATGTGTCCGGCCGGTTTCAAGATGCAGCCGCACAAGTGATGCCTGCTCCGGACCGGGCAGGTCTCCTGCGGAAAGAAGCCGCATTGCTTCGTGAAAACATGATTCTTTTTCCGAAATCGCCCGATAATGTGTGACAGCAAAGCAGCCCGCTGCCGGGCAGCATCGCTCCTGCACAATACACATTTTATTTTTCTCGCCCGTCACTTTCTGTATGGGTGCATCAATGGTCTGCTCCCGTTCATATGCCTCATCCGGAAATACGCCTTCGCACAATGCCACATATTCTTTCTGAAACCTGCCGGATTGCCGCTGCTGCCACAGTCTTGCCGCTGCTATCCGGTTTCTGGCAAAAACAACGATGCCGCTTGTATCCTTATCCAGCCTTCCGATGCCGCGAACCTGTTCCTGTCCGCCTTTTCCTGCAAGATAGCCCTGCAGATAGTTTGCCAGCGAATCACTGTAGTGCCCGTGTGCCGGATGAAGCACCATACCGGCTTCCTTCCATACACAAATCAAATCCTCATCCTCATACAAAATGTGCAGCGGATGTTTCTCCGGGATAAGATGAGACATTCTGCATGGCTCATCACCAAACCGCAATTCCAGCAAATCGTGTTCACGTAATACTTGTGTGACACGAACACGTTCTCCGTTTACACAAATGCCGCTTTCCCGGAATTTAAGACTGCGGATTTGTGCCGCCGACAATTTCATGTGATGTTTTAAAAAATCTCCCACCGTGCTTCCTGCATCCGCCGGAGTAATTATTTCTGACATCTTTCTCACGATGCAAGACCTCCTGATATACAATATGTTACCGCTCACTCTGTTCACAGTAACCATTGCCCTTTATTCTCTGCTTTTCCAGAGAAGCTGTCCGTCATCAAAAATCACATCAATCCGCTCCGTATCTTTCAGCCACGCAAGATAAGAACGCACTGTACTCCCCACAAGCACATATTGCTCAAAATTCATGGTGAGGGAATAGTCGTTAAACAGCCTCTGCAACACCTTTTCAAAGCAGACCGGACTTTTGCATATACCTGTGATTTTATCCGCGATTTCCAGCACCTTGTCAATGTTGTACTGCGCCAGTCCGGCTATATCATCCGTCGCTTCTGCGTGAGCAGGCACGAACATGGTCGCCTTTAATTCCTTTACCATACGCAAAGTATCCAGATATGCCGCAACATCATATACGAAACCAATCTGATACTTTTCCAGAGTTTCTCTGCTCGATAAACAGTCCGCAAGATAAACCACATCATCTTTTGTCCGGTAGCCGACCATGTCAAAGAAATGTCCCGGTAAGGGAATCGCACTCATTCCCTCCGGAAGACTGTTTTCCGTGAGATATTCTGCTTCGCTTTCCTGCGCCAGCAAAAACTTGTGACGCAGGTCCTTCGGCGGAAAGCCCCCATACAAAAATGCCGGTTCCAGAACAGGCGACCTTGTAAAATCACATTCTATACCAGGTGCAAAAATCCGGCATTTCGTCTGTCCCTGCAAATACCGGTTGCCGCCGATATGGTCCGCATTGGAGTGCGTATTGTAAATGGCGGTCAACTTCCACTTATTCTTATCCAGGAGCTGCCTTACCTTTCTCCCTGCTTCTTTATCGCTTCCACTGTCAATCAAGCACACATCTGTTTCATTTAATTTCACAAGACCTATTTTTGCAGGACTCTGTATATAAAAGCTATTTTCTCCACCCCGGCATAATTCGTACATAGTATTTTCATCCTCCATTCCATCTCTATATATTGAGCATATCCAACTCTCCCTAAATCATTATAATATACAACATTTCACACTTCAATGCCAAACCTGCGCCCTCTCCGCTATGCGTAAAATGTGATATTATAAATAAATTGCAAACCACATTTACGAAGCGAATTTTAAATAGCCATGCATACGCCAAAAACGTCCGGTGGACGTTTTTTAGTAGATTTGCGAAAGTTACTGTGAGCGCAGAGTGAGCAGTAACCATATTTGCATCTGCAGCAACACCCACACAAAACAGGTCTTGTCACAAAAAGAAGGTTACCTTATAATAATTAAAGAAGCTAACTATCATTTTGTAAAAAATACCAGCACCAGAATCAAACAAAATCATTCCCGTATTTAAAGGAGGAAACAATTATGATGTACCCATACATGACACTAAATGATAATACAGAAATCACTCATTCAGAAATGTACCCCGATGGTCGGGTAAAGGTCTATATCGAAACCCCTATACTTAACGGTTTTCATGATGCCACCTGCTGGCTCCCGGATTACTCCTGGGAGTTTCACGGATACTCAGAAGCCGAGATGAATTATTTTAAGAAATTAATACGTGATAATGCTCATCTGATATTGGAGTTTTCCCAGGAGGGAGGAGTGCTCAATGCCGCAAATTCTTAGAATTGGACCCTATACTATTTATTTCTGGTCAAATGAAAATAATCCACTGGAACCAATACATGTTCATATTGCGGAAGGCACTCCTTCTGAAAATGCCACTAAAATATGGATTACCAGTACTGGAAAAACTCTTCTCAGCAACAACAGCTCTCATATTCCAGACCGGATATTACGGAAAATCATGCGGATTATTGAATCCAACAGCGCCGCCATTATAGAAAAATGGATTAATCAATTTGGAGAAATACGCTATTTCTGCTAATACCCTTAGTGACCAGAAAATAAAAAAAGCTGCTGTACCAAAAAGTTTCTTTATAATTTAAGAAAGCAATGCAATAAAACCCGTTTCTCATGCATTATTAAAGTAAGAGGATATGCTTATGTTAATGTGGACGGCGGATGATTTACATGGATATAACGGCAGGCGGCTGCCGGAAGAAATGGATGACTGGATTTATCAGATTGCGCAGGGGAATGAGCAGGCTTTTTATCGGCTGTATGAGGCGACCAGAAGCTCTGTTTATGGTTTTGTGCTCTCTATTATAAAAAATCCTCACGATGCAGAGGATATTATGCAGGAAACCTACATATCCGTCTATCAGTCCGCTATCAGTTACCAGTCGCACGGAAAGCCTATGGCATGGCTTTTGCGGATTGCCCGCAATTTTACTTTTCTGAAGCTTCGGGATAAAAAGAAGCACCACGCGCTCTCCGCAGAAGAAATGGAACAGTGGCTGTGCGGGCAGTATCAGCTCGACCAGGACGATAAGCTGGTTCTGGAGGCCGCCCTGAACATTCTCAGTGATGAAGAACGGCAGATTATTTCCCTGCACAGTCTCAGCGGGCTGAAGCACCGGGAAATCGCCGACTTACTGAATCTGAAGCTGACCACGGTATTATCCAAATATCACAGAGGGCTCAAAAAACTAAAAGATGCGATTCGGGAGGTATAAAACATGAAACGGAAACATATTCCAGCAGAAGAACAATACCGGAATGCCATGCAGAAAATCACTCCCGATGTGTACCCTGTCATCCGGGAAGCCTGCCAGGATGCCCGGCATGCCTCTGCGGATAACGGACTACCCCTGCATACCGGCAAAGCTCTGCCATTCTATATGCGCCGCAGATACCGGAGCGCGGCGGCCGCCGTGCTGCTGCTCATTCTCGGTTTTTCGGGCGGGCGCTATTATCTGGGCGGAAGCGCGGTCGTGTCCCTGGATGTAAATCCCAGCATATCTCTTGAAGTCAACCGCTTAAACAGAGTCACCGGAGTGAATGCGTTAAACGAGGACGGTAAAACCATTCTGGGCGAAATGAATCTGAAGGGAACGGATATCGACGTGGCTGTAAACGCACTGATTGGCGCTATGGTAAAGGCGGGATATCTCAGTGAGATGGAAAATTCTGTTCTCCTCAGCGTGCTGGACGAGGACGTGAAATCCGGGAAAGAACTGCAGACCGAACTGACACAGTGCATACAGCAGGCATTTGACGGAGCTTCTATCGAGGGAGCCGTTATCAGCCAGAATCTGACCGCCAGCGAGACGCAGTATCAGGAGCTCGCCGGTCAGTTTCATATTTCTGAGGGAAAAGCAGCTCTGGCATGTCAGATTGCCTCCCAGAATTCTGCTCTGACTGCCTCCGATGTCGCCGCATTGTCCGTCAATGATATTAATCTGCTTGCCAGCTCACAGGGCTTCGAGCTGGGCGATGCGCAGGCTCTGGGCACTGCCAGCTCAAAAAACTATATCGGAGAAGAGAAAGCGGCGGAGCTTGCATTCGATTTTTCCGGAATGGATCCGGCGGATGTCCGTTACCTCCAGGTTGCTATGGATTATAAAAGCGGTATTGTCACTTATGAGGTAGAGTTTTATAAAGGCGAATATAAATATGAATATGAGCTGGACGCTGCGGACGGCGATTTGCTGGAATGGGAATCCGAATGGAAACGCGCCGACCTTCTGGAAGCCGAGCTGCAGGAGCTGGAATACGAAGAGACTATCTCCGGAATCAGCAATGAACAGGCGCTTGTCATTGCCGCGGACCATGCCGGGGTTGCATTGGAGGATATTTTATTTTCCAAAATAACGCCCGCTTATGAGCAGGAGACAGCATTTTTTGATGTGGAATTTGTCGCCGGCGAATATGAATATGAGTATAAAATCAATCCTTCTACAGGAGAGATTCTGGAATATACACACATCGCCAAAGCGTACCCCTGATCATCCT
This is a stretch of genomic DNA from Marvinbryantia formatexigens DSM 14469. It encodes these proteins:
- a CDS encoding TRAP transporter small permease — protein: MREILTTVKKALAKLLSGMATILLSIMTLLVLYQVFTRYVLNNPAAFTEELVRYSLIWTGFIGAAYAFLTRQHMCLVLVRDKLNPSAKRILMIAIDALILVFAVFVITVGGFKLAMSAQKVYSALLGIPRSLVYAMAPISGIFIIIAQIINIYEDVTGISIEGGNEE
- a CDS encoding TRAP transporter large permease, which translates into the protein MNIVLTTVILFAVFGLLLFLSCPISVSIVIASIVTAMSSLSWDQITFITMQKMNSGVESFSLLAIPLFILAGNIMNNGGIARRLVNFAKLFVGRIPGSLAQANIVGNMLFGALSGSSVAAASAMGGCIYPIQKDEGYDPAFATAVNIASAPTGLLIPPTSAFIVYSTVAGGVSISTLFMAGYVPGILMGVGSMIVAFIYAKKRKYPTTGKVSAQEALKVTLEALPSLLLIVIVIGGIVSGIFTATEGAGICVLYCLILSICYKSITMKSFMKILVNSACTSGIILFLISASSAMSFVMAYSGIPAAISEGIMSISTNKIVIFLLMNVILMVVGMFMDITPAILIFTPIFLPIAQSLGMSDIQFGVMLIFNMCLGNITPPVGSVLFVGCGISKISIEQVTKTLLPYFTVLFLLLLAVTYIPALSLGIPQLMGLI
- a CDS encoding MATE family efflux transporter, with product MEQKETFYKTVWKIALPVTLQFLLQSSFSVVDQIMTGQLGSVSVAGIGLAGKFASIFSVLVSAIAAAAGIMLAQYIGQKDEQKADRSFLVNLGMAAILALFFTIVCTAAPRQVMEIYTKDTLTCDTAAGYLQIYAVSFLPMALTTLLSAFLRCAEAAALPLAAGIAAAAVNTLLNYVLIFGKCGFPAMGITGAAIATVTAQVAGCVLTLGMFLYHRRTQRRYWQADGSREKEVRMQADGSRVKEARSCTVPRTKRGARFSSAFHMEKEERLQYLGILLPILICEFFWSLGENVYAAIYGHIGTQACAAMTLTSPVQVLMIGAMNGFAQAAGIMVGKSLGRNDYERAYREAVKLMLCGLCGSVILSVILVLVRDSYVQIYRVEESVRHITKDILLAFAVISPVKVQNMILGGGILRSGGRTKYVMYIDFIGTWLFGVPLGLLSAFLFHLPIAWVYFILSLEECVRFAISVFLFRKKGWMRSL
- a CDS encoding methyltransferase family protein → MGLNTNGIYKFSRNPMYVAYFICFIGMALLTQSLILLCIVVIFQISAHWIILSEEKWCMEKFGESYKQYMKRVRRYI
- a CDS encoding LacI family DNA-binding transcriptional regulator, with translation MEEQRVRIVDIAEELGVSTATVSNVIHGKTRKISAETVRRVQELLEKRQYIPGMAEILLAQNNSRIIGVVVNNHEKYEMHVLEDYFIASSLNYLSREIEKAGYFMMVKVTKDCDEIVRYASMWNMEGLVVIGFCEQDYRMLRDRMHIPFVVYDGYFKESARICNLIVDNYDGGYQMGRYFRELGHQRGICISDNDICMDFERWCGFRDAMKETGGTADFLQIPMKKRERLAFYQKHIDMIKSYTAVFAVSDYYAVDLMRFLQQNGVQVPLDISVAGFDDGPYCESASPALTTIRQDGAKRAALAISELKKLREEQEEGRFLKLPVTLIRRQSTSEYRGRAVK
- a CDS encoding RluA family pseudouridine synthase; its protein translation is MSEIITPADAGSTVGDFLKHHMKLSAAQIRSLKFRESGICVNGERVRVTQVLREHDLLELRFGDEPCRMSHLIPEKHPLHILYEDEDLICVWKEAGMVLHPAHGHYSDSLANYLQGYLAGKGGQEQVRGIGRLDKDTSGIVVFARNRIAAARLWQQRQSGRFQKEYVALCEGVFPDEAYEREQTIDAPIQKVTGEKNKMCIVQERCCPAAGCFAVTHYRAISEKESCFHEAMRLLSAGDLPGPEQASLVRLHLETGRTHQIRVHMAYIGHPLVGDAVYGRGIAGQTCAKLCAWRARLVQPFTGETILLCPPAVKKVCPSA
- a CDS encoding MBL fold metallo-hydrolase; this encodes MYELCRGGENSFYIQSPAKIGLVKLNETDVCLIDSGSDKEAGRKVRQLLDKNKWKLTAIYNTHSNADHIGGNRYLQGQTKCRIFAPGIECDFTRSPVLEPAFLYGGFPPKDLRHKFLLAQESEAEYLTENSLPEGMSAIPLPGHFFDMVGYRTKDDVVYLADCLSSRETLEKYQIGFVYDVAAYLDTLRMVKELKATMFVPAHAEATDDIAGLAQYNIDKVLEIADKITGICKSPVCFEKVLQRLFNDYSLTMNFEQYVLVGSTVRSYLAWLKDTERIDVIFDDGQLLWKSRE
- a CDS encoding DUF4160 domain-containing protein gives rise to the protein MPQILRIGPYTIYFWSNENNPLEPIHVHIAEGTPSENATKIWITSTGKTLLSNNSSHIPDRILRKIMRIIESNSAAIIEKWINQFGEIRYFC
- a CDS encoding RNA polymerase sigma factor, with the protein product MLMWTADDLHGYNGRRLPEEMDDWIYQIAQGNEQAFYRLYEATRSSVYGFVLSIIKNPHDAEDIMQETYISVYQSAISYQSHGKPMAWLLRIARNFTFLKLRDKKKHHALSAEEMEQWLCGQYQLDQDDKLVLEAALNILSDEERQIISLHSLSGLKHREIADLLNLKLTTVLSKYHRGLKKLKDAIREV
- a CDS encoding PepSY domain-containing protein; translated protein: MKRKHIPAEEQYRNAMQKITPDVYPVIREACQDARHASADNGLPLHTGKALPFYMRRRYRSAAAAVLLLILGFSGGRYYLGGSAVVSLDVNPSISLEVNRLNRVTGVNALNEDGKTILGEMNLKGTDIDVAVNALIGAMVKAGYLSEMENSVLLSVLDEDVKSGKELQTELTQCIQQAFDGASIEGAVISQNLTASETQYQELAGQFHISEGKAALACQIASQNSALTASDVAALSVNDINLLASSQGFELGDAQALGTASSKNYIGEEKAAELAFDFSGMDPADVRYLQVAMDYKSGIVTYEVEFYKGEYKYEYELDAADGDLLEWESEWKRADLLEAELQELEYEETISGISNEQALVIAADHAGVALEDILFSKITPAYEQETAFFDVEFVAGEYEYEYKINPSTGEILEYTHIAKAYP